The nucleotide window AGCGCCTCGGGGCGGTGGGCATGGTCGCCCTGGTGGAATCCCTGCTCGGCCATGGTCCTCGGCTACCCGCCGCGGTCGGGGCGAAACGACTACGGAGTGATCTCGGCGATCGGCAGCTTGATGTCGAACGGCTCGGCCAGCTCGATCACGTCGGGCCCGTCGGCGACCAGCTCGTACTGCCCCTCCCCGCCCGGCCCCACCCGGTCGCCGATCCGGTACGCGTACACGTGCACCGGGTCCTGCTCGATACGCCAGTAGAACGGGATGCCGGCGGCGGCGTATTCACCAGGCTTCGCGAACCGGTCGATCCGTCGCGTGCCCGGCGAAACGATCTCCACGGCGAGCACGACGTCTGACGGCCGCAGAGTGGACCGGTCGGATGGCACGTCGGCGCGGCACAACAGGACATCCGGGCGCCGGCTGGTGTTGTCATCGAGTTCGACCGCGACGGCCTGGGTGGCCCGGATGTCCGACGGTGCGTGGCAGCGCAGCCACGTGCAGAGCAGCCCGGAGATGTCCTGGTGACCGAGGGTCGGAAAGGGCGTCACCCGGAGGGCTCCGTCGACGAGTTCGACGCGCGGGGAGTCGTCGTCTGGCAGGTTCGACAGGTCGGCGACCTGATAGTCGGCCCGCTGCTGTCGTGCCGGGTCCGGAAGCCAGCGGCCCGGTGGTGTCGGGTTCGGCCATGCGCTCACCGGCGGACCGTAGCGTCGGTGGCGTGCGGGGCCGTCGCACTCCGCGTGCGACGCGCTCAGTCGGTGCGCTTCTCGGTGACGAAGATGGCGGTGCCGGGAAAGAGTCGTCCGCGCAGCGGGCTCCACTGCCCCCAGATTCCCTCGTGTCCCTCCGGCCATTCCGGCTCCACCAGGTCCAGCAGTCGGAACCCGGCGCCGACCAACTCGCGGATCCGGTCGCCGAGGGTGCGGTGCTGCTCGACGTAGGTGGCCACGCCTGTCTCGTCCTGCTCCACGTAGGGGGAGCGGTCGAAGTACGAGTGCACGGCCGTCAGGCCGCCCTCGCCGGGGTCGTCGAGGAAGATCCACCGCATCGGGTGGGTCACCGAGAACACCCACCGGCCGCCCGGTCGCAGCACCCGGTGCACCTCGGCGAGCAGCGCCGCGGAGTCGTCCACGAACGGGATCGCGCCGAACGCGGTGCAGGCGACGTCGAACGACCGGTCGGCGAACGGCAGGGCGAGCGCGTCGGCCTGCACCAGCGGTACGCGTACCCCGCTGCGGTCGGCGGCCTCGGCGGCGTGCCGCAACATGCCGGCGGACAGGTCGAAGGCGACCGGCCGGGCGCCCTGGGTGGCGAGCCAGCGGGCGGCGGCCGCGGCGCCGGCGCCCACTTCCAGCACCCGCCGCCCCGACACGTCGCCGAGCAGCCGGGCGTCGGCCTCGCGCAGGCCCTCGGGACACCACACGAAGTCCACGTCGCCGAGGAACGCGCCGTGTTCGGCCTGGTAGTCGTCGGCGTCGGTGTCCCACCAGCCGCGGTTGGCGCGCCGGGCCTCGGCGTCACCCACCCGGCGCCGGGTAACCCGGCTGTCGTCATCCACGCGCCCACGCTAGGCCCCACCCACCCCCTTGGGTACGGCGGCGCGTCCACGATCTGCGTGGCTGACGCCGGGAAACCGAGTCGATCACGCGCGGCGCGGCGGCGGCGCGGGCCGGCGGCGCGCCTGGGTCTGCTGTGACGCAGGAGACAGCAGGGGTGTTTTCCGGGCGATTGTTCGGCTTTCGCAGGTCATCGCACGAAGAGAACCCGGGAGGGCTTGCACGCTGTGGTAATGCGCACGGTAGGCTAGACGATGCGCTCGCGGATCGCGTTGCCTCGGCAGGGAGCAGGTGCGCGGTCGACGGAGCCACATCATGATCTCACTAGGCGATCGTTCGGTGTGCCCGGCGACGGATCCGCTGGCGCGAACAGGTCACTGCGACACACCAGCCTGCTGTGACAACCCACCGACCGGAGCAACCGCCCACATGACGAGCAGCATCGAGGCCCCCTCGAGCGCCACCCGGGTCACCCACGACGATCTCGGTTCCGAGGAGGCATTCCTCGCCGCGATCGACGAGACCATCAAGTACTTCAACGACGGCGACATTGTCGAAGGCACCGTCGTCAAGGTCGATCGGGACGAGGTCCTGCTCGACATCGGCTACAAGACCGAGGGTGTCATCCCCTCTCGGGAGTTGTCGATCAAGCACGACGTGGACCCCGCCGAGGTTGTGACGGTTGGCGACCACATCGAGGCCCTGGTCCTCCAGAAGGAGGACAAGGAGGGTCGTCTGATCCTCTCCAAGAAGCGGGCACAGTACGAGCGGGCCTGGGGCACGATCGAGAAGATCAAGGACGAGGACGGCGTCGTCCGCGGTTCGGTCATCGAGGTGGTCAAGGGCGGCCTCATCCTCGACATCGGGCTGCGCGGCTTCCTGCCGGCGTCCCTGGTCGAGATGCGTCGTGTGCGCGACCTGCAGCCGTACGTCGGGCGCGAGCTCGAGGCCAAGATCATCGAGCTGGACAAGAACCGCAACAACGTGGTCCTGTCCCGCCGGGCCTGGCTGGAGCAGACGCAGTCCGAGGTGCGCACCGAGTTCCTCAACAAGCTGCAGAAGGGCCAGGTCCGCAAGGGCGTCGTGTCCTCGATCGTCAACTTCGGCGCCTTCGTGGACCTGGGCGGCGTTGACGGTCTGGTGCACGTCTCCGAGCTGTCCTGGAAGCACATCGACCACCCGTCCGAGGTCGTCGAGGTGGGCCAGGAGGTCGAGGTCGAGGTCCTGGACGTCGACCTGGACCGCGAGCGGGTCTCGCTGTCGCTGAAGGCGACCCAGGAAGACCCGTGGCGGCAGTTCGCCCGCACCCACGCGATCCAGCAGATCGTGCCGGGTAAGGTCACCAAGCTGGTGCCGTTCGGTGCGTTCGTCCGGGTGGACGACGGCATCGAGGGTCTGGTCCACATCTCCGAGCTGGCCGAGCGCCACGTGGAGATCCCGGAGCAGGTCGTCCAGGTCGGCTCCGAGGTCATGGTCAAGGTCATCGACATCGACCTGGAGCGTCGGCGGATCTCGCTGTCGCTCAAGCAGGCCAACGAGGGCTTCGTCGAGGGCGAGGAGCACTTCGACCCGACCCTCTACGGCATGGCCGCGACGTACGACACCGAGGGCAACTACATCTACCCGGAGGGCTTCGACCCGGAGACGGGCGAGTGGCTCGAGGGGTACGACAAGCAGCGCGAGACCTGGGAGAGCCAGTACGCCGAGGCTCGTCTGCGCTGGGAGGCCCACACCAAGCAGGTGCAGACCTCTCGGGCCGCCGACGCCGAGGCCGCAGCCAACCCGACTCCGGTCGTCCCGGCCGCTGCCGGCGGCGGTGGCGGTGGCACCACCTCTTCGTCCAGCCCGGCGCCGAGCCGGCAGGCCGAGGAGCCGGCAGGCACCCTGGCCACCGACGAGGCGCTCGCCGCACTGCGGGAGAAGCTCGCCGGCGGTAAGTGACCCGCTGAACGACGACGGGCCCCGTCCCCGCGATCTCCGGATCGCTGGGGGCGGGGCCTTCGCCGTACCCGCTGTGCCCCGCCCTAGCTGTGGGCGAGGAGTTGCCCGGCGAGTTGCGGGCTCGGGTGCCCCAGGCGAGTTGTGGGCGCGGCGCTCCGGTAGGCCGGGGCGCCGCTGTGGGCGCGGCTGCGCGGCTGGCGTCGACCGCCCAAGATCGCGCTCGATCCATGATGGAGGGGCCTCCCGGGCACCGAACACCACTACATCCTGGTTCGAGCGCGATCTTGGCGGCCCGTGGGCGCCCGAACCCTGGTCGCGGTCTGTCGGGGCGGCGTTTGTCGTCAAGATCCGCGCAGTATCGGGGATGTTGCTGTCTCCTGCGTGTCGGAGGCAGCAACATCGGGGTAGTTGCGAAGATCTTGGCGCGGGGCGCGGGGCGCGGGGCGCGGGGCGCGGGGCGCGGGGCGCGGGGCGCGGGGCGCGGGGCGCGGGGCGCGGGGCGCGGGGCGCGGGGCGCGGGGCGCGGGGCGCGGGGCGCGGGGCGCAGGGCGGGGTGGTTGGGAGGTCGCCGGGCCGTGGGCGGGTTTGGCGGCGGGCTTGTGGATCCGGTTGACTGTTCGGGTGCTGAGGGTGGGGTTGACCGGCGGGATCGGGTCGGGCAAGAGTGCGGCGGCCGCGCGGCTCGTCGAGCGGGGCGCGGTGCTCATCGACGCCGACCGGGTGGCCCGGGAGGTGGTGGCGCCGGGTACGGACGGGCTGGCCGAGATCGTTGCCGCCTTCTCCGACGCGGTGCTGGACGACGACGGCGCACTGGATCGTGCCGCACTGGGAGCTGTGGTGTTCGCCGACGAGACCGCCCGGCGTCGGCTGGAGGCGATCACCCACCCCAGGGTGCGGGCCCGCACCGCGGAACTGGCCGCCGCGGCGGCACCCGACGCGATCGTCGTCAACGACGTACCGCTGCTGGTCGAGGTGGGTCTCGCGCCGACGTACCACCTGGTGGTCGTGGTGCAGACGGCCGTGCCGACCCGACTGGAGCGGCTGGCGCGCGACCGGGGGATGGGTCGCGCGGAGGCCGAGCGGAGGATCGCCGCCCAGGCCGACGACGCCCGCCGCCGGGCGGCGGCGGACGTGGTGCTGACCAACGACGGGAGTCTGACGGCGCTGTACGACGCCGTCGACGTGCTGTGGAGGCAGCGACTGGTGCCCTACGAGGACAACCTGCGCCAGCGGCGGGTGGTCCTGCCGGACCCGACCGAGCTGGGCGGGGCCGACGGGAGTTGGCCGGAGCAGTACGCGCGGCTGGCCGCCCGGATCCAGCACACGCTCGGTTCGGACGCCCTGCGGATCGATCACATCGGTTCGACGGCGGTGCCCGGCCTGGCCGCCCAGAACGTCATCGACGTGCAGGTGGCGGTCTCCAGCCTCGCCGACGCCGACGGGCCGATGGCCGATCGGTTGGCCACCGCCGGGTTCCCGCGGGTGCCGGGACAGTGGTGGGACGACCCGCGCCCGGCCGGTAGGGGCCGGTGGGAGAAGCGGCTGCACGGCAGTGCGGACCCGGCCCGCCCGGTTCGCCTGCACGTGCGGGTGGCGGATTCGCCGGGTTGGCGGTACGCGCTGCTGATGCGCGACCACCTGCGTGCCGACCCGGATCAGCGGGCCGCGTACCTGGTGCTCAAGCGGGACCTGGTCGACGCGGCGCCGGAGGTCGGCGATTCCGGCACGGCCCGGAACCCGTGGTTCGACGAGGAGTACCTGCGGGCCGAGCAGTGGGCCGCGCAGACCGGCTGGCGCCCCTGAGGGAACCGGTCAGCGGGCGCCGGGCCGAGGGGCCGACGACCGAGGGGCCGACGGTCGAGGGGTGGCGGGCCGAGGGTTGGCAGCCAGTCGGGGCACGACGGCGGGCTGGAGATCCAGGTGTGCCCACGCGCCGGCGTCGGTCCGCAACTCGAGCCGGCGCAGCGACCCGTCCCGGCCGATCCAGTAGCGCAGCCGCGCGTCGGCCGGACCCGACTCGATCACGTCCACGGTCCGTGCGGCGACGACGTCCTCGCGTACCCGCACGGCCGCGCCGCGGTGCCCGACGGACCCGGCGGCCACCGCGGCGTCGACAAGCACGCCCAGGTCGTCCCCGCCGGGTCGGGAGGCCCGCCAGGTCCCGGCCGGGGGTGGCAGCGGCGGCCGGGCCGGCGCCTCCGCGGTGCCGCCACCAGCGGCGGCCGCCGGCAGGTCCGTCCGGGCCAGACCGGCGGCGTCGCGTCGCAGCAGGGTCCGGCGATCCGGTACGCCAAGGTCGGCGACCGCGAGGTACGCGGTACGCGCGGTCCAACTCAACCAGCCGGAGCCCCGCAGGTTCGTGTCCGTGCCCATCGGCGCGGTAAGCGTCACCGTGGCGCCACCCTGAGCCCGGAGCCGGGTCGGCAGCCGGTCCAGCCGACGCTGCTCGGCGTCGGTCAGCGCGCGGGGCAGACCGGGCCGGCCGCCCAGGGCGTCGACCGGACGTAGTGTCGGCCGGTCCGCCCGGTTGAAGATCATCGTGACCGGGCCAACACCGGGCAGCTGGGTCACCAGCTTGTGCAGCCGGGCGTCCTGGTCGAGCCAGTATCGGGTCTGTTCGTCAGGGACGGGCGTCGCGGCGCCGGGAGTGCCGGGCGCCGTGCTGGCGGCCGGCGCGCCGGTGGACAGCGGCGCCTGTATGACGTCCAGTGGGCCGGCCGGCACGGTGTCCCGGGCGATCCAGCGCGCCTCGCTGGACGGAGCCGTCCGGGTCGTGTCCGGGCGGTCGGCGGCGAGATCGAGGAGCAGGTCGAGCACCGGTGCCAGGTGCGCCCCGGGTGCCAGTCGGTGCAGCCGCCACCGATCCGCCGGGGGCACCAGTGGCGGTGCGGCGGGAGTGGGCACCGCCGCCGGATCGGGCCGGATCACCAGCACCGTGCCGCTCTTCTGCAACAGCCCGCGTTCGGCGCCCGCGCCCGGCCCACCCACGTCGAGATAGAGCAGTGAGCGGGACCAGTCAACCCAGCCCACCAGTTCGATGCGGGCGGCGCCCGTGCCGGCCGTGACGCGTACACCGGCGCGCAGGTCCCGCAGGTTGGTGACCCGCACGGCGGCCAGCCGCTCGCCCTCCGTCACTGTCAGCGGCCGGGCCGGCTCGGGCGGGTCGGGCGCCCAGCTCAGCAGCCCGAGCACCAGCGCCGTCGCGGACGTCACCGCCGTCAGACCGAGCAACATCAGCACCGTACGCCGACGACGGCCGGCCGGGACCGGCCCGGTGGTGTCGGTGGCGGCGGCGGTGTCCGGGCCGGTGCGGTGCCGCCCATTGCCCCGGGCCGAGCCGCCGCTGCCGCCCGGGTCGGCGCCGGTGTCCGCGTCGTCCGGGCGGGGTGTGGCAGTGCGGGCGGTGTCGGGCGCCGGGGTCGGAGAGGTGTCCACGGCTGTGAAACGGGCGGGGAGGCGCCGGGGTGACGAGCAGGGGCGCTCGCGGCGGCCGGTCTGCGCCTCGAGCGCGACCACACGGGTGCGCACGCCGGACGAGCCGGGTGCTGCGACCGCAGTGCCGGGGGTGACCGGCCGTGATGTTGGCCTGGCCACCGGCCCGGTCGGCCGCCGCGAGCGGCCTACATGAAGAGGGTAGTCCCGGTGACATGGGCCACACAATGGGAATATTGAAGCTGATCACGTACCTGGCGTGACGGCGGTTCCTGTCGGACCTCCGGCGTACCGTTGACGGCATGGCGCTCGACATTCCCCGGCTGGACAGCCGCTTCCAGGTCGTCAGTGACTTTCAGCCGGCCGGCGACCAACCGGCAGCCATCGACGATCTTGAGCGTCGGGTTCGGCGCGGCGACCGCAACACCGTGCTGCTCGGCGCGACCGGCACGGGCAAGAGCGCCACCACGGCGTGGTTGATCGAGCGGCTGCAGCGTCCCACCCTGGTGCTCGCCCCGAACAAGACGCTCTGCGCGCAGCTGGCCAAGGAGTTCAGCGAGCTGCTGCCGCACAACGCCGTCGAATACTTCGTGTCGTACTACGACTACTACCAGCCCGAGGCCTACATCCCGCAGACCGACACCTACATCGAGAAGGACTCCTCGATCAACGAGGAGGTGGAGCGGCTGCGGCACTCGGCGACGATGTCGCTGCTCACCCGCCGCGACGTGATCGTGGTGGCGACCGTCTCGGCGATCTACGGTCTCGGCACCCCGGAGGAATACCTCAACCGGGCGGTGAAGGCGCAGGTCGGGCAGGAGCTCGACCGCGACCAGTTGCTGCGCCGGCTGGTCGACATCCAGTACACCCGCAACGACATGGCCTTCCAGCGGGGCACCTTCCGGGTCCGCGGCGACACGCTGGAGATCATCCCGGCGTACGAGGAGCTGGCGATCCGGATCGAGCTGTTCGGTGACGAGGTGGAGAAGCTCTACTACCTCAACCCGTTGACAGGTGACGTGGTCCGCGAGGTCGACCAGCTGGTGATCTTCCCGGCCACCCACTACGCGGCCGGTCCGGAGCGGATGGAACGGGCGATCCGTGACATCGAGGTGGAGCTGGCCGAGCGCCTCGCCGAGCTGGAGCGGCAGGGCAAGCTGCTGGAGGCACAGCGGCTGCGGATGCGCACCACCTACGACATCGAGATGATGCGGCAGGTGGGCTTCTGCTCCGGCATCGAGAACTACTCGATGCACATGGATGGGCGGCTGCCCGGCAGCCCGCCGCACGCCCTGCTCGACTACTTCCCCGACGACTTCCTCACCGTGGTCGACGAGTCGCACGTGACCATCCCGCAGATCGGCGGCATGTACGAGGGCGACGCGTCACGCAAGCGGATGCTCATCGACCACGGCTTCCGGCTGCCCAGCGCGGCCGACAACCGGCCGCTGCGTTTCGACGAGTTCCTGGAGCGGGTCGGCCAGATGGTCTACCTCTCCGCGACCCCCGGCACCTGGGAGATGGAGCAGGCCCAGGGCGAGTTCGTCGAGCAGGTGATCCGACCCACCGGTCTGATCGACCCGGAGGTCGTGATCAAGCCGACCAAGGGCCAGATCGACGATCTGATGCACGAGATCAAGCTGCGCACCGACCGGGACGAGCGGGTGCTGGTCACCACGCTGACCAAGAAGATGGCCGAGGACCTGTCCGACTACCTCCTGGAGAACGGCATCCGGGTGCGCTACCTGCACTCGGAGGTCGACACGTTGCGCCGGGTGGAGCTGCTGCGCGAGCTGCGTAAGGGCGACTACGACGTGCTCGTCGGCATCAACCTGCTCCGCGAAGGTCTGGACCTGCCCGAGGTGTCGCTGGTGGCGATCCTCGACGCCGACAAGGAGGGCTTCCTGCGCAGCGGCCGGTCGCTGATCCAGACCATCGGGCGGGCCGCCCGTAACGTCTCCGGTCAGGTGCACATGTACGCCGACAAGATCACCCCGTCGATGGCGGCGGCGATCGACGAGACCGATCGGCGTCGGGCCAAGCAGATCGCGCACAACGAGGCGCACGGCATCAGCCCGGAGCCGCTGCGCAAGAAGATCCACGACATCCTCGACGACATCTACCGCGAGGCGGAGGACACCGAGAACTCCCGGGTCGGCGGCGCGGTGCGTCAGCTTTCCCGAGGCAAGGCGCCGGTCAAGGAGACCCGCAGCCGCAGCCGGTCCGCCGCCACCATCACCTCGCGGGAGGGGATGGCCCGCGCCGACCTCGCCCAGCTCATCCAGGAGCTCAGCGACCAGATGTTGGCCGCCGCCCGCGAGCTGCAGTTCGAGCTGGCGGCCCGGATCCGTGACGAGGTCTCCGACCTGAAGAAGGAGCTGCGCGGCATGGACGCCGCCGGCGTGAAGTGACGGCCACCCGGTCGGCCACGTCCAGGGTTCAGCTCGGGCCCGGCCGACCGGGGTACGCGAAGGGCGGGCACGGGTGACGGCGCCGATCGGCGAGATGGTCCTCGGGCTGCCCGACGCCGTCCTGCGTCCGTTCGTCGACAGGTACGTGGGGTACCGGGAACGGGCGGACGTGCCACTGCTCCGCCGGGAGTCGGCGGGCGTCTTCGTGGTGCTGATCATGGGTTGGGGCGCTCCGCTGGACGTGACCGACCCGCGCAGCGCGGAGCGCGGCGTCACAGCTGTCGACTCGTTCGTGGCCGGCACCTTCGACAGTTGGTGCACCACGCGCACTGTGGGTGTGGGGGAGGGCGTCGAGTTGCTGCTCGCCCCCCTGACCGCCCGCCGGCTCCTCGGCCTGCCGCTGAGCGAGCTGACCAATCGGGCCGTCGGCGTCGGGCAGCTCCCGGGCCGTTGGTTGGAGCGGCTGCGTGACCGGCTCGCCGAGGCCCCCAGCTGGCCGGAGCGGTTCGCCCTGCTCGACAGGGTGCTCGCCGCCCGGCTGGTGGCGTCCCCGCCGGTGGACCCGCGTCTCGACTGGGCGTGGCGGTGGCTGGTCGGCAGCGGTGGGCGGGTGAGCGTCGGTGTGCTCGCCGACGAGCTGGGCTGGAGCCGGCGGCACCTCGCGTCCCGGTTCCGGCAGGAGGTCGGGCTGCCGCCCAAGATGGCCGCCCGACTGCTGCGTTTCCAGCAGGCGCACGCCGCGTCGGCTCAGGCCGGCGCGACCGGGCGGTCCGTCGACTGGGCCGCGGTGGCGGCGAGCTGCGGTTACTACGACCAGTCCCACCTGATCCGGGACTTCCACCAGTTCGCGGGGGCGACGCCGGCCGCGCTGCTCGCCGCCCGGTGACGACGGCCGGCTGACCCGCAGTCGCGACGGCGATCCGCAGTCGGTTCGGCTGCCCGGGGCAGCGGAGGTCACATTCGTCCAATCCGGATCCGCGCCGTCGGCCGCAGAATGGGCTCATGCGAACCATCTATCCGATCTTCCGTTATTCCGATCCCCGTGCCGCGATCGACTGGCTCGGTGCCGCGTTCGGTTTCCGGGTGCATGCCGTGCACGAGGCGCCGGACGGCACTGTCGCGCACGCCGAGTTGGTCCTCGACACCGGCATGATCATGCTCGGTGGTCGGGCCGACGCCGCGCGACGGCCGGCCGAGGACGACTGGTCCGTCTACGTGGCCGTGCCGGACGTCGACGTGCACTGCGCCCAGGCCCGCGCGGCCGGCGCCGAGATCATCCGCGAGCCGTTCGACACCGACTACGGCTCCCGTGACTACGCCGCCCGCGATCTGGCCGGCAACGTCTGGTCCTTCGGCACCTACCGACCCTGAGCCCGTCCCAGCCGACCGGGGACTCGCGCCCCGCCGGGGTGGGGCTTCGCGGCTCGCGACCGCCGCTGAACTGCTTAAACGGCAGGTTCGGGTCGGCCCGGCCGGTCGACGCACCGAATGCACTGATTGCGGTGTGCGAGCGAGCTATTGCACTGGGTGATCGTCCTGCGTAGTCTCCCACGGTGGGGAGGCCGGGATGCCGCTGCCAACAAGTCCTGTCATTCGACGTGCACGTCTCGGCGCAGAACTGCGCCAGCTCCGTCGGCGCGAGTCGCTGACCCTGGAACAGGTCTGCGACCGGTTGGGCTGGGCCTCGACGTCGAAGCTGTCCCGCATCGAGCTGGGCCAGAGTCGCCCGGACCTCGCCGACGTGCTCGATCTGCTGGACGTCTACAAGGTGCCGACGCCCGCCCGGGAGGCGCTGATCGTCATCGCCCGGGACGCGGCGACCAGTCGAGGCTGGTGGAAGACGCTGGGCGAGATGAGCGAGCGGCAGCGTACGTATGCCGAGTTGGAGGCGGGCGCCGCCGACATCGTCGAGTACCAGCCGTCGGTGGTGCCGGGGCTGCTCCAGACGCCCGCGTACGCCCGGGTGCTGGTCGCGGCCGGCGCCCAGCTCACGCCTGAGGTCGACGTGGAGTCCGAGGTGCGCGCCCGGGCACTGCGGCAGGAGGTGCTGCGGCGGGCCTATCCGCCGCGCTACACGGCGGTGCTCGCCGAGGCCGTCTGCGACCCGGGTGACCTACCGGTGGCGGTCTGGCGTGAACAGCTGCGGCACCTGGTCGCCGTGACCGGGCTGTCCCACGTCACGGTGCGGCTGTTGCCACGCGGGGCGGCCGGTGGCGGGCTGCATCCGCTCACACCGTATTCCTGCTATGCCTTTCCCGACCCGGCGGACCCGCGGACGGTGATGATCGAGGCGTTGACCACCGACGTCCGGTTGGCCACCGTGCTCGACGTCGACCGCTACGAGCGGATGACCGAGGCGCTGCTGGCCGCGGCGCTGTCCCCGGAGGAGACGATCACCGTGCTGGCCCGCCGCGTCGGCGAGTGACTGTCGCGGGTGCCCAGGGTGACGCGCCGCGCGGCCACCGGGCCCGGCGCCCCCGAGCCCGTCGGGACCGGCGGCCGGCGCGTGCGCCCGGCACCATAACCGTGGGGTACGACAGCTCGGCTCAGGCCGGCACGTCGAGGAAGTGTTCGACCACTGGCGGACCCGCGAAGTGGGGCCCGATCAGCGCCCGCCACTGCTCGAACCGTTCGGTGGCCCGGAAGTTCTCCTCGTGCGCCTCGACCGAGTCCCATTCGACGAGCAGCACGAAGCGGGTCGGTGACTCGATTCCTCGGGTCATCCGCACGGACCGGCAGCCGGTCGCTCCGGCGAGCACCGGGTGACCCTCGGCGTACGCGGCGGCGAACGCGTCCTCGTGTCCGGGTAGTACATCGATCAGCGCGACCTCAAGCACCATGTCGGACAGCCTCCCACGGCGGTCGGGGCGGCCGGTGTCGCGGGGTCTGTTCCGACGCCGGCGACGCCCCTAGGGTGTCCTGATGATCATCGACTGGCTCACCGGCACCGCGTTTCGGGTGGCCGGCACGGGCACCACCTGGGCGGAGCTGCTGGGGTTCGCGACGGGTGTGCTCAACGTGTGGCTGGTGGCCCGGCAGAAGATCGCCAATTGGCCGATCGGCATCGCCAACGTGCTGCTGCTCATGCTGTTGTTCTGGACCGCCGGGCTGTACGCCGACGCGGGGCTCCAGGTCGTCTACGTCGCACTCGGTTGCTACGGCTGGTGGCACTGGCTGTTCGGTGGCGAGCGGCGCACCCGGCTCACGGTCAGCCGGACGGGGCGACGGGAGTGGCTGGCGCTGGCCGCCGCCGGGGTGCTGCTCACCGGCGCCCTCTGGGTGTTGCTGGACCGGGCCACCGACTCGACAGTGCCGTTGCCGGACGCGTTGACCACGGCGCTGTCCCTGCTGGCCACGTACGGGCAGACCCGCAAGCGGGTGGAGAGTTGGTGGCTCTGGATCGCCGCCGACCTGATCTACATCCCGTTGTACGCGTACAAGGGGCTGCACCTGACCGCCGTCCTCTACCTGGTCTTCCTCGCCCTGTGTGTGCTCGGGTTGCGCGCCTGGCGGTCCGACATGCGTCGGGCCGACCGACCGAGCGCGGTCCCGCCCGGCCCGGCCCCGGTCACCGCGTGAGCGCCGAGACGTCAGGCCGTGCGCCGCAGCCACGCGTGTCGGCGCGCTCGACCGCCGCGGAGTTCGGGCACGGGATGGTGGTGGGCAAGTTCTATCCACCGCATGCCGGGCACCACGCGCTGATCGGGGCCGCCGCCGCCCGCTGCGCGGAGGTCACAGTCGTCGTGGCGCCCTCGCGGCGGGAGTCCATCCCGCTCCCGCTGCGCCTCGACTGGCTGCGGGAGGTGCATGCGGACACGCCGTGGGTCCGTTTCGTCGGCCGGTACGACGACCATCCGGTGGACTACGCCGATCCGGCCGTCTGGGACGCGCACTGCGCGGTGTTCCGCGAGGCGGTCGGGTCGGGGCCGGTGGACGCGGTCTTCTCCTCCGAGGCGTACGGCGTCGAGTTGGCGCGCCGCTTCGACGCCGTACCCGTGTCGGTGGATCCGGATCGGCGGGCCACGCCGGTGTCC belongs to Micromonospora ureilytica and includes:
- a CDS encoding VOC family protein, encoding MRTIYPIFRYSDPRAAIDWLGAAFGFRVHAVHEAPDGTVAHAELVLDTGMIMLGGRADAARRPAEDDWSVYVAVPDVDVHCAQARAAGAEIIREPFDTDYGSRDYAARDLAGNVWSFGTYRP
- a CDS encoding helix-turn-helix domain-containing protein is translated as MPLPTSPVIRRARLGAELRQLRRRESLTLEQVCDRLGWASTSKLSRIELGQSRPDLADVLDLLDVYKVPTPAREALIVIARDAATSRGWWKTLGEMSERQRTYAELEAGAADIVEYQPSVVPGLLQTPAYARVLVAAGAQLTPEVDVESEVRARALRQEVLRRAYPPRYTAVLAEAVCDPGDLPVAVWREQLRHLVAVTGLSHVTVRLLPRGAAGGGLHPLTPYSCYAFPDPADPRTVMIEALTTDVRLATVLDVDRYERMTEALLAAALSPEETITVLARRVGE
- a CDS encoding antibiotic biosynthesis monooxygenase family protein, with translation MVLEVALIDVLPGHEDAFAAAYAEGHPVLAGATGCRSVRMTRGIESPTRFVLLVEWDSVEAHEENFRATERFEQWRALIGPHFAGPPVVEHFLDVPA
- the pnuC gene encoding nicotinamide riboside transporter PnuC yields the protein MIIDWLTGTAFRVAGTGTTWAELLGFATGVLNVWLVARQKIANWPIGIANVLLLMLLFWTAGLYADAGLQVVYVALGCYGWWHWLFGGERRTRLTVSRTGRREWLALAAAGVLLTGALWVLLDRATDSTVPLPDALTTALSLLATYGQTRKRVESWWLWIAADLIYIPLYAYKGLHLTAVLYLVFLALCVLGLRAWRSDMRRADRPSAVPPGPAPVTA